The nucleotide sequence ATGATTAGGCACATTCAGTGAGAGTATAATGCATAATTGTATACCTATTAGTACCTAAGATAAAAGTAGATATCACATACCTAATCGCTTACATGATACAGGTAATTCTACTCTACTCGGAACCGCAGCACCTGAAATCAAACTGCCAAGTCCAAACCATCACTATAAAATTACAACCAGTACCTACATTTTCAAGAGTATCAGCAACGTTCACtgctattaatttaatattaattaattactctCCTCCATAATATGGTTGAACCATCACGTACCCACGAAGGTACTTTCATATGTGTGAATATTGAAATGTGCTTCCGATTCCGTTGAGAGGTTTCCAATACCGATGATGGGAGGCTATTTCCATGAGAGTGATTGAAATTGACGTATGGAAAACATGCATGGTTTTTACAGACTGGGTAAAGAAATATGTGTTTTCTGCTTTACGCCACAATATTGAAAACTAGATTTTGCTCATGTTTCGTCCACGAACAGAAGGACCTGTCTCTTgacgggataaaaagtagtaatAACAAATTTTTGCAATTCTAAAAGGAGACCTGGATATGCAGACATCTTGCCAGCATAACTTTAAAATAGCTTTAATTCACACCAAAATAATTTCGCATATACCAGTCCTGTAATGTAgccaacattaaaattaatgttaaaacAAATCCTGAAACATCTGAAACAGAGGAaccattcattaattttacagGCGGCAGCTCGTCGACCCATGTTCGTCTAGACGGTCCTATACTATGTTGTGAGTAGTTATATAGTCGTACAAGTAGCGCTGCAGTCGGGACTTTACTATTTACGTGACTGTTAGATAGCTTGGTGTGGGATCTAGGCTCTGGACTAATGAGGCGggaatatattttgaaaattttaaaaaggatGCTGTCGTAGATAAAAGTTAGGGagctgtaattatttttttttttttcggtgaCTGTAGCATGACGTGTTCACGGGAAGAATTACTCGTTTATGAGGTTAAAAGGATGTTGGTCATctgccattaaaaaaaataacttttatacaGTCGGCTAAAGAAAAAAAGCCTCATGGTGATTTTATTATTGTACGAATTCATACTGAAACGTGTGTCAGTCACAGCcagttcagaaaaaaaaaatctcgtcgAAAACGTAGTTAGGACTCGTTAGCACTCTTCAGTGCATAAAGCCAATTTAAAATCCGATTCCAGTTGGGAAATGGAATTCAGCTTCTAATCCATTTTGTTACCTACAGTAGTCTGATTGACGTATTTTTTCGATAACTTCTGAAATGATTCCCATAAGATTGTCACATTTGCTCACAAAATGCTTTATTCCactgacttcaaaaaaataCCTAGTTTATCCATGAAGGGTTATAAGAACctacaaaaaaggtttttttggttttaaacacACTTTGAACAACGGCTGTTTCTGTTAGCACTATTATGAGCTTGCCACACGTTTCGGAAACAAAGTTCCATAATTGTGATCGCTCGTGGCAGTTTGTCTATTAATTCAAGTGaacaaatattcatatttagttGTTTACTGACAATTCCTATATAGTTTTTGTTATTGATGGATGGAAATAAATTAATCACCATATACATTTTTAAGCAATCTCAtctttttaaaatgattttgtatgtagttGTCAGTGTACATTGTTTTAATTGCTAGACCGCAACACATTCAAGTTCGATATTATTGTTCACATTTCATTTGAaagatatatttcaataaaGTTTGGAAGAATGGGTTACTATTTTACTAGTATAGCTTAGGataatttttcaacaaaaacaagAGCAGTACTTATAgtaaatttttattacaataagatcagtaaggcgattatcacactgccccgcatgatgcagcgcatccacgcactaggatgcgtttttttccgttgtatagaaatatctccgtttgtatggaaaacacgcatagtccaacacactgaaaatgcatccacgcgcgttcatgcggatcacgcacatacatgcggagaaacacgcacccccgcgcgtaggtgcggggcgagacgcaaggtatggcacactgaatcccgcaatgccgcgcgtgattttgaatgggcgtgacgtgtatatttgaaaatggaactcgctgtgcgtgaatttacaaaacgcacctacgcgcgtgagtgcgtgaaaaacccgcacgatgatgcagatctgcactcccgcaggaacgcgcgtaggtgcgtcgacacgcaagatgcagcgtgatgcggggcagtgtgaagatcacctaataCCATACGTATCTgttcaataaaacattatttaataacaattttttacatACTCTGTAAGTCAAAAGTAATATACTACACTATAGGTCTTTATCACAAGACCggaatataataatatccatattttcattatatttctgGGTAAAAGAGAAAAAAGTTTTAGTTACAAAAATTGCCACTGGCGCTGGTTGTATGAAGATTTAaagttcaaaaatatatattttttaatatccaggtGTTATATAGTTTCTTAGTTATTGAAAAACATGATTTATATTGAGGCAACATCTTGAAAATTAAGTTTTCATACAACCTAGCATATTTGGTGGGTGTTTTACCATGACTAGTGGTCATAGACCATTTTATTACTATAACTTCAGCCAGCATTTTCAGAAAAATGTATTCTTCATTAAGAAGCCACTAGTATATAGTATTGCAGTTCCATAGTTGACATCTAGCCTCTAGCAGAACAACCGAATAATTAAGAACAATCCATTGAGGATAAAACACATGTTTAGGATACTTCATGCTCCCATTATAAATAGGTGTTAAAAATTAAGGTTCTTATCAAAACTTTGCATTTCATATTTAGCAATAACATTACAAACTTCCATCTTGACTTTAGGTATTAAATTAGGCTGTAACTTTTTGACACTGGCCGCCATACTGCGGAAAAATACATCTACTTCATTGgtgttttcttttaatattttttctatgagTTTGTCTATGGTTTGTGACCTTTGTTCTTGTTGTTTTGTGTCTTCAACATACTGGATTGTGTTcgtatttactatttttggcccTTTCATGAGTATAGgtttaggtaatatttttataggtggCACATTTTTAGGCACAGGTATTGCTTTTTTTCTGCCTCCATTCTTCCTGCATATCTTCTTTGGAGGTTCTTCTGTTGTTTCTGTTTTTGGTAGAATTTTTAAGAAAGGTTTAAGCGGTAGTTGAGGTCCGTCGACAACAGTGATCTGAAATTTATAAAGAGTTGTTTTAATACAACATTTATACACaattctcttaaaaaaaatattatgaaattccAATGCTGTTGGTTACAAACAACCAATCAACCTATTTATAAACTGATCCATGTAGCTTAGATACAAGTCTTACTAATGCTATTAGCACTAAAAACTTCACCCACTTTTGTCATAATAGTTCAATGAACTATTCTATAAATATGCCTTAAATCAGTGTGAAATGACCATCACCTCATAATACTCCTGGTTATCAGTAATAACCTGCTGCTCAGCGCCAACCGACTCATCCTGAGCCGGTTGTTCCTCCTGCGTCTCCTCCATTTGTACAGTCTCTTCAGTATTTTCCACCAGTACCGAGTCTAGGAACTGAAGCTTCTCGTAAAGGAAGACCTTGGTCCGATGCATAGTCCCTAGACGTTTGATGCGGGTGTAGCCATCTCGGAGACCTCTCCAGCGCTTCTTGCATTCCTCAACTGAAATCAGTGGACAAATTAATTAgttctttttgtaatattgtagTGTTTTTATGATAAGATGCTCTAATATTAATGACACCAACTTGCTTTATCTCGTCTTACCTActtgttaattaaatttaagacTTAGTAATTGCACCATATGGTGTTACTAAGTTAGTTTAGTATTTGAAatgtttgtaatattaataaattagataTAATTAATGCATAGGCTTGTAACTAGTTTctgaataaattatgaaaagatcacttttaatttttgtgtatcataaaatttattcatAGAATGATTCTGCAAGAATGcgaattctatttatttttagtatttcaagccacctttttgtttatttgctcaTTTCTTATCATGAACACCTTAGACACAAGTCTACCTACGTCATCTAATATTGATTGAAACGTACATTTACAAGGCCAAACATACGATACTTTTACAAACcaaagtttatttactttaaaattgtaatgacAACCGCAATCAGCTGATTTTACAACGGGTCTAAAATAGATTTCTATTGAGCAATACGTAGGCAATGAGTCTTCAAGCGTTCAAAAATAGGTCACCGTATGTATTATTGCGAATAGGCACAATTTTTCGAGCTTATTTCGACAAACATGACGACAATCTACTAGTTTTTCAAATTCCCATTCAAAATCTCATATGCCTTGCGGTTGTCCTACGCAGCACGGCAGTTtcatagcaaaaaaaaaaaaacgaaagaacGCTCACCTGGCTTCGATAGTTGCTCCGCTATTTCCTGCCATGTAGATTCCCTCGCTAATATGTTTTTCCGAGACGGATCGTAAATGTTGTACAAGAAACTATGAGGCTGCACTAAATCCACGAGCTGTTCGTCCTCCTCCGATGTCCAGCCAACCGCATTCAAAGGCATCTTCAACTATCCGTTTTCGCTTGCGTCAGATATCTAAACAATATGTCCGCCGCCTATCACAGGAACGAAAATAGTCGCGCTGCGCAGCACGACGTCACAACCCAGCGATGTTGCTCTTTTGTTTGTGCATTCCTTCGTTCTCATTGGTCGTTTGTATGACGTTGTGGAAAGGCACTGCCTCAGTCGCGCCATCTAGCGGCGAATAGCGGTTTTACTGTTAGTGCGTCCCCTGCATAAGTTTGTGAAAACTAGTGATGCTTTTACTCGATACTAGATGGTGTTTGTTTCTAAAAGTGAGATGATGTAGTTGATTTTTCGTCGTTCGTTATTTAAccacaataaaaaacaatctggattttataacaaaatatgcATGCCTTAAAATACTATTAGAACAATATCTACGGACTACTACAAATCGGTTCACGGAATCGGTTCCTTCATTCGTCTGCTCGGACGGATGGATGCTTC is from Helicoverpa zea isolate HzStark_Cry1AcR chromosome 19, ilHelZeax1.1, whole genome shotgun sequence and encodes:
- the LOC124639902 gene encoding uncharacterized protein LOC124639902; translation: MPLNAVGWTSEEDEQLVDLVQPHSFLYNIYDPSRKNILARESTWQEIAEQLSKPVEECKKRWRGLRDGYTRIKRLGTMHRTKVFLYEKLQFLDSVLVENTEETVQMEETQEEQPAQDESVGAEQQVITDNQEYYEITVVDGPQLPLKPFLKILPKTETTEEPPKKICRKNGGRKKAIPVPKNVPPIKILPKPILMKGPKIVNTNTIQYVEDTKQQEQRSQTIDKLIEKILKENTNEVDVFFRSMAASVKKLQPNLIPKVKMEVCNVIAKYEMQSFDKNLNF